TGGAGATAAAGCAACGATCTTACCATCATCCGTTTTGTAAACCCATGCTGTATTTGTTTCTTCAGACTCATACCACCCATCGACCTGTTTAAAACTAAAGTCGACACGGGTTGGTTCGGTAGTCAGTTCACCTACCTTCTGTTTAGTTGCAACGTAATCCCCGCCTTTATCAGCTGATAATACAGGATCAATTGCAAACCTAACCATAGGCATCAACATACCGGCCGCCATAAATCCACCAACGCCAGTAAGTGTGTAATTAAGGAATTGACGTCGTGAAACATTACGCTTGCTCATGCGTTTTCCCCCCCTCTATTACTATACTGAGAGCCCAAAGGACCAATAAATAGCGACACTATAAAACTAGGACATTTCCATGATATCTCAATAATTTACCAAGGTCAATATTTGTAAAACCCAAAAGGTGGCAACTATGTGTCAAATTATGCGAAAAATCCTACTTTTTTTCATTTTTCCAATTATAAGAGAAAATATCAAGGATTTGGAGAACTTGCTGGTTAATCATTTCCCTTGCTTGTTCAATTTCAAGCCCCTCGAGGGGGATGGCAGGAATCCATACTAAATTATTGTCTAATTCCCGCTCTTCCTTTTTCCATTCAAAATCCGATGTAAGAAAAAAAACATGCTCGAAATCATTTTCTTTCACTTCATTGGCCCAACGCTTTAACCGCTCAACCTTATCCATTTCATCACTTATATAATGAAATGTTGGCAATAAAAGAATTCTTCCTTTCATCTGCTTTTCAATTTCCAAGCTTAAAATGGTAAGAAATTCATTCATTGAGCCCGATTGCTTCATTTGTCCTTTAAAAGATAGGGGAACCAAAGGAATCAAAACGGTATCCACGTACTCTTTTGACTGCATATACATGTCAAGATCTTTTGCTGTCCACTTCATGTTTTTCTTCACTCCCGATTATTTGAATCAACTCCTTTTCATTTTACCATTTTTTTTATAACATCTTTACCATATACCCATAGTCTTTACAAAAATGTGGATTTTATCAATATTTTATAAAAAATAAAAACCTTTCCTGATTACGGAAAGGTCAATTTATTTTATCCAAGTACTTTTAATTGATTCAATTGTTCTGTTAAGTTCTTAAATGCTTGTTCATCATGCTTATCAAGTGCTTCATCGATTTCCTTAAGCAAACGGTCCCTTTGGAAATACAACATGCTTCTTTCTAAAAATTGTTCAGCCAGCAGCTGATCTTTTTCATTCGATGCAGTTGATTTCGGCATGAAGGGATTGTTCTCGAGTACCGCTGCATATTGATAGGAAGAGTAAGCCGATTTAAAATTGAGCTGAATATAAATGTCTTCATCCCGATTTAAACGGATATCATGAAAAGATTTCTCTGCATCGGTCGTCATGATATTGGACTTATAGAACCTGAAAGGGACTTCATCCACACAATGTGTCGACATGATCAGTCCACGTGGACAATATTGTGCATTTTCTACAAAATGAACCTTTTTCATTAGTTGATCATGACTCATTAAGTAATTCAATATCCATACGCATTCTCTTCGTTTCAGTTGATAATGATTTAAAAACCACCGAATAAAATCCTTCTTCTCATTCACAGAAACAGGGGCAGCCACCATGAATTCCCTCCTCTGTCTTGATTTAGTGTTGTTTCACTTATCTACATTTCATCCGTGCTTTCACCTAGCCGCTCCAAAATCATTGCATACTCATCATTCGCCGGGTTCATCTCAAGCAGCTTATTAAATAC
This sequence is a window from Brevibacillus sp. JNUCC-41. Protein-coding genes within it:
- a CDS encoding YpiF family protein, producing the protein MKWTAKDLDMYMQSKEYVDTVLIPLVPLSFKGQMKQSGSMNEFLTILSLEIEKQMKGRILLLPTFHYISDEMDKVERLKRWANEVKENDFEHVFFLTSDFEWKKEERELDNNLVWIPAIPLEGLEIEQAREMINQQVLQILDIFSYNWKNEKK
- a CDS encoding ReoY family proteolytic degradation factor, which gives rise to MVAAPVSVNEKKDFIRWFLNHYQLKRRECVWILNYLMSHDQLMKKVHFVENAQYCPRGLIMSTHCVDEVPFRFYKSNIMTTDAEKSFHDIRLNRDEDIYIQLNFKSAYSSYQYAAVLENNPFMPKSTASNEKDQLLAEQFLERSMLYFQRDRLLKEIDEALDKHDEQAFKNLTEQLNQLKVLG
- a CDS encoding ubiquinol-cytochrome c reductase iron-sulfur subunit, which codes for MSKRNVSRRQFLNYTLTGVGGFMAAGMLMPMVRFAIDPVLSADKGGDYVATKQKVGELTTEPTRVDFSFKQVDGWYESEETNTAWVYKTDDGKIVALSPICKHLGCTVGWNTDKTNPNQFFCPCHYGRYTKDGMNVKGTPPVSPLDVFDTKEKDGILYLGQLKPHGEA